Below is a window of Helicobacter sp. MIT 05-5293 DNA.
CGCTTGATAGGGCGACAAAGGCTTGATATTGGGTAGGAGGGTGTGAAGATTCTAGATTCTCAATTTCAACAAGAGGTAATTCTATCCCCCCCCCCCGCACAAAATACTTCACCTTTTTTGTATTCTTTACTTACAGCAAAGGCACAAACTTCTAAATCCGAATCGAAGCTAAAATATTCATAAGCAAGCAAGGCAGTTTCCCCTGTGCCTATAATGACTAAGTTTTTCATCATTCACCCCTTGATTAAGATTCTGTATTTTAGCACATTAAAATACAGAATCTTAATAAAAGTTAGAATATAATTGCAGAGAGAACCACAGGTTAAACTCATCTTGGACCCAGCCAAAGCCGGGCTCAAGCTTACACTAATAAGCCTTGACAACGATGATACAAAGTAGTATAATCGCAACCAAGATGAATCTAGTGAACATCATCTTAGCTCCTTTTGGGGCATAGATTTTGCCACAGGGTAACGACCTGTGGCAATTACCCTGCATAATGATACTTTAAAATCCCAAAAATAACCTTTAGTCTCCTTTTATTTTCCCTTAAAATAGGTATTTTTTACATTTTATCTTTTATTTTATTCCACTTTAAAGGTTATAGGTAGTTTCAATATGTTTCTTGAAAAAGATGACAAGTAAAGCAGTCAAACAAAAGGTAGATTATGCCCGAAAATACAAAATTTCACTTGATTAAGATTCTAGTTTTCTAAACAATTCCCAATGCAAAAAACTTTAGGAATCTCTATTTCTTCTCCCTCACAGCGAATTTTTGTGATTTTGACATACATATCGCGGACTTTAACCCACATTGTATTTTGATAAATATTGACAATTGCCCCTAGTGTGCAAATATACTTCTCTCCATTTTGCCCCCCCCCCCGCATAACTGCTAGGTGATTGCATACTGCAAATCTCATAGTTTTTGCCCTTGTATGTGAAAAACAATCCTTTGCCATAAGGTGCGGCGACTACTCTAAAGCGATTGTATAGCTCTTTTGCTTCGAGATTCCAAGTTTTGATAAAGTTTTCATTTTTTCCGATTTTTTTGCAAAAATATTCTACGCGCGTATCTTGCGGGATTGGCTTTAATGCTCTCGTATGGATTTTGAGTAAAATTTCTGCGATTTCTGCCTTGAAGCGCGTTTTGATGCGCCCAACTACTTGCGCGTAAAACTCGTATTCTCCTACTTCTTCAATCCATTGATGATAAATATCTCCGCCGTCCATTTTGTCAGTCAGCTGATGCAGGGAATATCCGATTTGTTTCTCTCCATTGATGATTGCCCAAGCATTCGCATTAAAGCCTTTCCATTTGGGCAGAATCCCCGCGTGAATATTGAGGCTCAAAAGATTCTCAAAGTATTTCATATCTATGAGAGTAAAAAACGAAATGATAAGGCACATATCAGGCTTTAATGCGGCGATTTTGTCTAAGGTTATCTCTGTGATTTTGTGTTTTTGCAAAAACGCACTTTGGAAGATTTGTGTTTCTTTGGAGTAGCTATCCACCACACCGCCGATAATGTCAATCTCATTACATTCTAAAAGTGCCTTTGCAATGTCCCCATCGCTTGTATTACCAAGTATCACTAATCGCATTTGTTATCCTTAAGCCAAGTTACTTGTATTATAGCAAAAAGAGATGATTATGAAGTGATTTTGCGTGTGTTGATAAAGATTTCTGCTCCCAAAGTGGGGCAATACTTTGTCATCTTGTCCAAGCCTTGTAAGAGATTCTCATCAAGGATTTGATTTTCAAGTGCTAAGGACATTTTGGTATGATTGAAAGGCTTGATAAAATAGCTTCCCTTATCGATAATCTCTAAATGTGCAAGATTAGCAAGTGCGCTTAAGGATTCTAAATCAAAAGTGGTGTTTTGCTGCAAATCTTGCGCAGTTTGGGTGAGTTTGCCAAGGGCAGGGATAAGACCGGATTCAAAAGCCCATAGAAGATGAAAAGAGCGGGAGTTTGGGACATTGATATGTAAAATGCTTGTTTTGCTCATCAAAGCAACGACAGATTCTAAAAAGCTAAGCGGATTTTGGACTTCGTGGAGTAAGGAGCTTAAAAGGATAAAATCAAAAGAGTAGGATTTTAAGAGATTTGTTTGATTTTCGACAAAATCATTAATCACTTCTATTTTTCGGGGGGGGGGGGCAAAAATAGTATCTTCTTTTGCCTTATTTGCAAAGACTTGTGAAGGCTCGATAATGACGCATTGCTCAAAGGCAGTGTAATGATTAGCGATGCTGTCCATTCCGCAACCGATTTCTAGCAATTTCAAAGGGCGGTAAGATTCTAAAATCTCTAGCACTTTGGCACGGCGAAATCCCACCATATAGGTTTCAAAATCATTAAAATTACTATCTAAATACTTTTGCGTGTAGTTTTCGATGTCTCGTTGCATTGGTTACCTCATTCAATTTTCTCGTATTATTTGATTTATCGGTTATTTGCACTTGCTAGACACTTAATCCACTTATGCTCAAGCCCTACCTCCTCAAGCATTTTTGTATTTTTAAAGTGTCATTTTTGTCTTTCTATATACAATCCCTCTTAAAATTATAATATAAAATTATACTAAAAGAAACAAATGTTATAAAATTATGCCTCATATTAGCTCACATAGCCTTTTCGCTTCAACTTTCTATGGAGAGAATTGTATAGTTTAAAATAAAACTGATATTTTTTAGACATAGCCTCATTTTGTGTAGGTTTAATGTATGTATTTTTATTTATACATTCTCTTACAACACTTTTTAGATATTCTTCGAACGAAGCATAGTCTAACATAGATGATGTCTCTATAGCTTGTATCGATTCTTTTAAAGATATATATGCCTTATTTATAAAAAAATGCTGATAAACATAATCAAAATATTCATTGTAATCTATGTAAGCTTGCGCGCTAATCATTGCTGCCTCTGCCTTACTAAGTTTATTCCAAATACCTGTTGATAAGATTCTATACACGCCTGAATACTCATTAGCAAAATATATATCTCCAAATTTTAAGTGCATTATAAGTCTATCAACATCTCCTTCAAATGAACGCTCGTGAATTGTCCCTACTGACTTAAGCATTATCTCTGGTATTGCATTTTGGAAAATGACATTACGGAAAACCTGCCCAGTAGTTTGAGTAATTGGCATTCTATCCGTAAAATAATCTTCTATATTGTATTTTTTACTCTCTTTCTTTTTGCCTATAAAAGGAAATTTATCCCCATTCTCCTTGATACACAATACATTTTGAGTATAAGCAACAACATCTAAATTTTCATTGAGATAATCAACTGCTTTTTGCAAATAATCACAATCCGTCCAATAATCATCTGCATCTAATAGTGTGAAATATGTAGTTTTTGCGATGCTTTTTGCTCTTAGGATATTTGATAAATATCCTGTATTTTTATCACTAAAAATACACAAGATTCTATCTGGGTGCTGCTTTTGATACTCTTTGATAATATCCTTGCTATTATCTTTGGTTGAATTGTCATCAGTGATGATTAATTGCCAAGGGAATGTTGTCTTTTGCGATAAAACAGAATCTATAGCTTGTCTAATAAAATGACCCTGATTATAATTAGACATTATGATTGATATAATCGGGGGGGGGGGGGTAGTAATCATCTCTTATCCTTTATTTTTGTTTTTAGTATAACAGAATTTTAAAACCCCAAATAATATAATTTCTCTTTTGTTACCAATTTTATTTTTTTGTATGAGTTTAAAATCACCTCGCAATCTTCGATTCTTTTTAGCATGCTGAATTAGTTTGCAATCTTTAATGTCTTTTGGCTTTTCATTTCTTTTTTTCTTCATTTGGTATAAAATATCTAGGCTAATAAATTTCATTCCTTTGTAATAAAAGTGAAATTTTGGATTATTGATTATCTCATCTTTGGGATATGGATAGTAGATTAATTCACTATCGTGATTAGAGAGATCTTCTTCCTGTATATTAAAATTATCATTATTTTCATCGCAGCACAAAAAGTCTAAATCACTACTTTCTCGCAAACCATAAACATTTAGCGGTGTGCTACCACTTCCACATATATTATCAATATTTATTGTTTTCTCTTTCGCAAGAGACATTAGTCTCTGTATTAAACTATCAATCTTGCTTGATTCGTATTTAAATGATCTGTAATTTATCATATCTAAGGAATTTTGATTAAAATATATTTGAGCTAGTGCAATAGCCTCTTCTTTTGTATCATTGATATGCACGCTATAATTGCCTATGCCAAATAAATTTCTAATTTCTTGTTTTGCTTTTACAACTTTCTCAAACTCATCGCATACAAAAATATATACTCTCATTGGATTCTGACCCATAGAAAGTCTAGCGTGTTCTTGAGCTCCAGCAAATTTATTATGAGTATCACCTATCCAAGATTCTTGATTCCAAAAAGAGCCATAAGAAATTTTTTTCAAATTGACATAACCATTAAAACTAAGTTGAACATCTTTTTGGTAAAAAACAAAACCATAGGTTTCAAGTAGCCTATACACTTCCTCGTCTTTATCCCTATCAGTAATTGAGTGTAGATTTACAATATATGCGTGAGGATGTAGCTTGACATATTCTAAAGCACCATAATCCATAATATCTTTGCTCATATTATTTTTTCTAAAAAATATAAAGTCATATAATTCATCAGAGTCATCTTCTTTTGTTTCTATATTTAAATCTAAAAATGCACAAATCGCTAATCTATGTGCCCCATCTGAAATTTCATTGTTTTTGCCAATTGGAATTTGATTATTTGTTGCAATAAAATTATTGTCTTTTATAGATAGAATCAATTTATCAAAACTATTCAAAAAATCTTGTGGAGATTCTTTTGGACATTTATAGCTAGGATCATCTTCATAAAAATCATTAAAGGCTCTAATATTTTCTAAATAAGCTTGTTTTATAAAGTTATTATGAGGATATTTAACATATAAATATTTAAAAATTAGATCAAATCTCTTTTGTCTAAGAAATAAATCCAAAGCTTTTTGCATAAGTTTCCTTTTATATTTTTTGTAATTTTATCATAAAAGTATAATGCCATTGCTTAAAGTGAGGTTTGGGAAAGTCTGAATCGTCGTTGATTTGGGGGATTTGATTAGAGGCGAAATTTGCCTCATTTATCATTAGGGTTTTTCTTAGTTGCTGATTCCACCTTTACCCATTCCTTAGGGATAATTTGAGGGCTTTCTTTGTAGAGGGAAATCCACTTTGCTGGTGCAATCACAATATCCTTTTGTCTGCCTAGATAAGCACCCCACCAGCTATAAGTGCTATTTGCGATAATGCCATATTTACACGCACTCATAAGAAACATATCATAATAGTGATTATCCTGCGTTACATCTTTTTGTCCAAGATTCTCAAAATGCACACCTAAGTCTAGTTTTTCTACAAAATCAGCATCTGTCGCTCCAAAGACAAAAAATGTCGGATTCTCTACACGCTCTTGTATATAGGCTATTGCCTTTTGATAATAATCTATTTCTAATTGCCATGAGAGACTACAATAATCACCTCTTCTTATATGGATAAAAACGCTGTTTTTGGTTTTGTGGATTTTCTCTAAACGCTCTTTGACAAAGTCATCATTTAAATAATCGGGGGGGGGGGGTAAATATTTGTTTAATCTCTGCTTCAATGCCTTCTAGATATTTTGGGTGTTGGAAAAAACCGATAAAATATTTATGGGCATTGGATTTAAGGTATTCTTCATAAAAAACCCAAGTTTCGCTTTTTGCAATAGCGTTTTTTCTTTTTTTAAATAATTTCCGAAAAAATCCGGGCAGTCTCGTCAGTCTTTTTTTGGCGTTTTGGATTTGCTCTTTTGTCGCAAAATCTAAATCAATATTAAAAATATTCAAAGCATACAATCTTTTAGTATGCTGTTCTTCAAAGAATGTCTTATCAAGCAAGATTGTAGAATCTAAATGTTTGCTTAGGCTTTTAGCAAAGGCGTATTGAAACATTTGATTGCCTAGTCCGCCTCTAAGTTGCACGATTTTATAGTCTTTCACTGCTTTTCCTTTTCGTTGATTTTGCGCATTTTAGCATAAAAAGTAATAGGTTGTATAGGATTAATCCGGAGCAAAAAATTTCACCATTTCTTCATTTGTCATCGGGATATTGCGTTTATACGCGTCATAATCCTTAATCGCATGTCCCAAATCCAGCACCCTATAACCCTTTTTAAACATTTCATAAGCTAAAGCCTTACCTGCAGGACCCAAAGCAAAAATTAATATACAATCTTTGCTTTTCTTGAGGCATTCTGTTTTTAGCTCATCAAGCGCATTGTAGGCATCTCTAGTGGGTCCAAATATCATCTCTATTTCATAAGATTCAAAAAGGTTATATTGGATATTTTTCAGCACCCTATCTCCGCAGACTAGCACGACTTTTTTGTTTTCAAAAATTTGTCGCAACATCTTAAAATGTCGCTCAAAATCGTATTCTTTATATGCAGCATATACTTGAGAGACATTAGTTGAGCCATAGATTTTGCCCTTTGTCAAGTATCGAGTGATATTTGCGTATTCGCCCAAAGCCCAAGTGTATTTGTAGCTCCCCGCTCTAAAATTTTTATCGGGTACAGAAAACCAAAGATTGCCAATGCCGATGAGGAGATTCTCATCGTTTGATACGATGATTTCTTGTAGGTTTCGTGCCAAGTTTTCATTGTATTTTTGGAATCCAATATCTTCTCCATTCATTATCATATATTCTCCATCGCCAAAACGGATAAAGCTTTTTTGTGTGTCTATCAATTCTTGCAAAGTCTCAAATTCATTTTTTATCTTTGGTGGAGTGATAATATCCCAATCATTTTTGATTTCATCACGCAACATTGCCGCGAAATTTTCTGCTATTTGGGGTGAGAATTGATAATTGCGTTGATTGTGATACATTTCTTTTATGTCGTATCGTGCGAGATAACGGAGATTTTTAAAGAATCTCTTAGGAGAGTAGGGAGGTTTTTTGTGTGGATTATCTTTTGGTTGCATAGGAGGGATAATATGCGGGTTTTTGGTAGATTCTATCTTTATCCATTCTTTGGGAATGATTTGATAACTCCCCTCAACCGGTATCCAACTGCTTGGTGCAATCACAATATCCTTTTGTCTGCCTAGATAAGCACCCCACCAGCTATAAGTGCTATTTGCGATAATACCATATTTACACGCACTCATAAGAAACATATCGTGATGTTGATTATCTGCTGTGATGTGTGATTCTCCGAGATTCTCAAAATTCACACCCAAATCTAGCTTGTGGATAAAGTCATTATCCGTAGCACCAAAGACAAAAAATGTCGGATTCTCTACACGCTCTTGTATATAACGCACTGCTTTTTGATAATAATCCATTTCTAAGCACCATGAGAGTTTGCAATAATCACCTCTTCTTATATGGATAAAAACGCTGTTTGTAGCTTTTGTAATTTTTGCTAATCTTTCCTTGACAGAATCATCATTGGTATATGGGGGGGGGGGGTAAATATTTGTTTAATCTCTGCTTCAATGCCTTCTAGATATTTTGGGTGTTGGAAAAAACCGATAAAATATTTCCATGAATTAGGTTTAAGATACGCTTCATGGAATTCAAAAGCCCCGCTTGTTGTAATGGCATATTTTTCTTTTTTTAGCAATTTACGCAAGAATCGAGGCAATCTCGTTTGCCTTTTTGTTGCTTTTTGAATCTGTGAGGGTGTTGCAAACTCCAAATCAAGATTAAAAATCTCCAAAGCGTATTTGTCGGGATAATCTTTAAACCATGCTTTATCAAGCAAGATTGTAGAATCTAAATGTTTGCTTAGGCTTTTAGCAAAGGCGTATTGGAACATTTGATTGCCCAAGCCACAGGTTAATTGCACAATTTTATAATTATTCATTACTTTCTCCTATCATTTTTAAAAACTCTTCATAGCTTCTGATATACTCATTCTCATCATAGTAATCACTCGCCAAAACTACCAACCTACAATCACGAGAAAAATTTTTCATTTCTCTCCATATATTTTTACCGATGTATAGCCCCACTTTGGGAGAATCTAAAATCACTTTTTCCTTACATTTGCCATCGTCTAAAACAAACTCGCAAGAACCCGCCAAGCATAGCATAAGCTGCTCAAGATTCGTATGTGCGTGTCCGCCTCTGTCAAATTCTGGCGAAGTGTCAAAGATATAATACACACGCTTTATCTCAAAAGGCACATTTTTACACGATTCTAAGGCGACCAAACTCCCCCTTTTATCACTAAAGGCGTGCAAGGGTAAGATTCTGTAATCCATACTATGCCACCCTTAAGCCACAAGGGGCAAATAATAATCTATCCCCCCCCCCCGCAGCATTACCGCGCAAAATTCATCGTAATCATTGATATATTCTTGTTTGTTGTAATAGCAATCGCTAAGCACGAGCAAAACGCAATCTTTCGAGAAATCATACATTTGCTTCCACAGCATTTTACCCAAATAAAGCCCCTGTCTTGGGTTGTTGAGCGTGAAAGTCTCTTGTGTTGTGGCATCATCGACTTTGATTTTGCAGCTCCCATTTAAAGCGACAAGCAAAAATGCAGAATCTCTATTGGCGTGGTTGCCCCTTATGCCATTTTGGGGGACATCAAAGATATAAAAGACTCTTTTAATCTCAAAAGGGCAATTTGCATCTTTTTGCAACGCGACAAGCACAGAATCTTTATCATTAAAAAAATCAAAATTAATCAGCTTATAATTCACTTTATTTACTCCTCTTGGTTGATTTCCTTAATGATTTTTAGTCAGATTCTTTTTAAATTATTTTATTGTATTAAAGTTTATGAAACCTTTAGATTTGCCATTAATTTTACTATTCAAAATTTTGAAACCGCTGCTTTAAATTTGTTTTATAAAAACTCACTATTGATAATATCAAGTGAAAGTTTATCCAAAGTTTTATTAAAACTATCATTGCGACATAAAATAGGGCATTTTTGACAATCAATGCTTTGATACACCTCTTTGATTCTCGCACCCCTCCAAATCTCCTCTAGACTTTGCTCTTTTAAATCTCCTAAAAAATGTTTTGCACTTTGTCTGAAATGCAAACATGCCCAGACTTTAAAATCCGCACTAATCACGGTGCTAAAAAACATTCCATGACATTTATCATAGCCACGATGAGTAATGTTTGCCATTTCGTTGTATTTTTGAAAACTCGCGAGAATCTTAAAATCTTCCTCTTCATACTTTGCCTTTAGATTCTCTAAAATCGGTGAAATATCAAAAGTATCCCCGATAAAGGGACGAAACTGCACGAAATTAATCCCTTTATGCTTTTTTGCAATCTCTTTAATGATAAGCACAAATTTTTCCATATCTTCTTGCGTTTCTTTGCTTGTCAAAAAGCCTATGCCAAAGCTTGTCTGTGAATCTAGCTCTGTCTTTATTTTTGCAAACATTGCGATATTCTCTAGTGTTTTTTCAAAATGATGAGGTTTCATACCATGGATTTTCTCATACATTAGCGCACTTCCTGCATCAAGTGAGATTCTAAAATACTCTAGATTCTTTGCGATGATATGACATTTTTCTTCATTGAGTAATCCGCCATTGGAATTAAGCCCGATATTCATTCCTGCGCGTTTCAAACTTTCCACAGCATAGCCAAAATGAAGACTCAAAGTCGGTTCTCCACCACCAGATAGAATCACACCTTTATTATCCATAGCTTTAAGATTCTCTACAATGGTTGTGATTTGGTCTTTGCTTAGCTCGGCATTGTTTTCATTATGCCCACAGCAGCCCGGACAACGATGGTTGCATTTGTTGGTTAAATCAAGCTCGGTTACGATAAGTGTTTTGTGTGCGTTGAGAAAATAATCGATTTTGTTTGTGTAGCGCAAAATCTTTTCACTTGAATTAAAATGATTGACTTTCATCTGAACTCCTTTTGATGAGATTTGAAGGGCAAAAGGAGTGATAAAAGACAAGAAAAGATTATTCTATCCCCCCCCCCCGCAGTATTTAGTGATATAGAATTGAATCGTTTGTGTGAGATTGGTCGCAAAATCACTTGGCGCAAAGCCAAAGGTTTTGGTGAGTTTGCTCATATCTATCGCATAGCGTCTGTCATGTCCCGCGCGGTCTTGCACAAAGGCAATCTGCTCTGCATAACTTTTCTCTTTAGGCAGTTTTTTGTCTAAAATCTCGCAAATGAGCCTCGCAATCTCGATATTGTTTTTTTCGTTGTTTCCGCCGATATTGAAAGTCTCCCCAAAATAGCAAGAATGAAAAACCGCATCAATCGCGCGGCAATGATCTTTTACGAAAAGCCAATCGCGGATATTTTTGCCATCACCATAGATAGGAATCTCCTTGTTTTGTAGTGCATTCCTAATAATCGTGGGGATAAGCTTTTCATCGTGCTGCTTTGGACCATAATTATTCGAACAATTCGTGATAAAAGTCTTTAGCCCATAAGTGTGATGATAGCTCCGAACCAACATATCACTTGACGCTTTAGAAGCAGAATAGGGGGAGTTTGGCGCATAAGGAGTAGATTCACTAAAATACCCACTTTCACCGAGTGAGCCAAAGACTTCATCAGTGCTGATATGGTGAAAAACGCAATGTTCTTTGCCAATTTTAGGCTTACTTGGTGCGTCAAACCAGCTCAAATACGCGCTGTGGAGGAGGTTAAAAGTGCCATTGACATTAGTTTGGACAAAAGCAGAGGGATTAGCGATAGAATTATCCACATGGGATTCTGCGGCAAAGTGAATGACGCCCTCAATGCAGTATTTTGCGAAAATCTCACGCATAAGGGATTCATCACAAATATCCCCTTGCACAAAGGTATAATGCGGGTATTGCTCCACACCTTTAAGATTCTCTAAATCCCCAGCGTAAGTCAGAGAATCCACATTGATAAGGTGATAATGCGGGTATTTTTCCAAAAAATAAAGGATAAAGTTGCTCCCGATGAATCCTGCCCCGCCGGTGATTAAGATATTTTTCATCGGTAATATCCCCTAAAACTAGGCTCTTTAGAATCTAAAAGATTTTTGAGATACGCTCCATAGCCGCTTTTGCTTAGTTTATCTACCCTGTCTAAGAGCTGCGCTTCGCTAATCCAGCCGTTATGATAGGCAATCTCTTCCAAACACGCGATTTTATAGCCTTGCCGCAATTCAATCGTTTGCACAAAAGTCCCCGCATCAATGAGACTATCATGTGTGCCAGTATCAAGCCACGCAAAGCCTCTCCCTAGCATTTGGGCTTTGAGTTTGCCCATTTTGAGATAGGCGATATTCACATCGGTAATCTCATATTCTCCGCGTGGGCTAGGAGCGAGATTTTTTGCAATCTCAACGGCTTGATTGTCATAGAAATATAGCCCCGTGGCGATATAGTGGCTTTTGGGCTCTAAAGGCTTTTCTTCTAAGCTTAGCACATTGCCTTCTGTATCAATCTCTGCCACACCGAAATGTTGGGGTTCATTGACGCGATAGGTAAAGAGCGTGGCAAAGCCTTTTTGGGCATTGTCTTTTGCAGATTCTAGCATAGGCGTAAATCCTTGCCCATAGAAGATATTATCGCCCAAAATTAGGGCAATCTCATCATTTTGTACAAAAGATTCTGCTAAACTTAGCCCTTGCGCTAAGCCTTCGGGCTTCTCTTGGATACAATAATCAAGCTTGATTCCTAGCCAATCGCCATTGCCAAAAATTTCTTTGAATCTCGGTGTGTCTTTGGGTGTAGAAATCAATAGAATCTCGCGGATTTGAGCCAAC
It encodes the following:
- a CDS encoding FdtA/QdtA family cupin domain-containing protein, encoding MDYRILPLHAFSDKRGSLVALESCKNVPFEIKRVYYIFDTSPEFDRGGHAHTNLEQLMLCLAGSCEFVLDDGKCKEKVILDSPKVGLYIGKNIWREMKNFSRDCRLVVLASDYYDENEYIRSYEEFLKMIGESNE
- a CDS encoding alpha-1,2-fucosyltransferase; its protein translation is MKQRLNKYLPPPPDYLNDDFVKERLEKIHKTKNSVFIHIRRGDYCSLSWQLEIDYYQKAIAYIQERVENPTFFVFGATDADFVEKLDLGVHFENLGQKDVTQDNHYYDMFLMSACKYGIIANSTYSWWGAYLGRQKDIVIAPAKWISLYKESPQIIPKEWVKVESATKKNPNDK
- a CDS encoding glycosyltransferase → MITTPPPPIISIIMSNYNQGHFIRQAIDSVLSQKTTFPWQLIITDDNSTKDNSKDIIKEYQKQHPDRILCIFSDKNTGYLSNILRAKSIAKTTYFTLLDADDYWTDCDYLQKAVDYLNENLDVVAYTQNVLCIKENGDKFPFIGKKKESKKYNIEDYFTDRMPITQTTGQVFRNVIFQNAIPEIMLKSVGTIHERSFEGDVDRLIMHLKFGDIYFANEYSGVYRILSTGIWNKLSKAEAAMISAQAYIDYNEYFDYVYQHFFINKAYISLKESIQAIETSSMLDYASFEEYLKSVVRECINKNTYIKPTQNEAMSKKYQFYFKLYNSLHRKLKRKGYVS
- a CDS encoding GT-D fold domain-containing glycosyltransferase, which produces MYPPPPYTNDDSVKERLAKITKATNSVFIHIRRGDYCKLSWCLEMDYYQKAVRYIQERVENPTFFVFGATDNDFIHKLDLGVNFENLGESHITADNQHHDMFLMSACKYGIIANSTYSWWGAYLGRQKDIVIAPSSWIPVEGSYQIIPKEWIKIESTKNPHIIPPMQPKDNPHKKPPYSPKRFFKNLRYLARYDIKEMYHNQRNYQFSPQIAENFAAMLRDEIKNDWDIITPPKIKNEFETLQELIDTQKSFIRFGDGEYMIMNGEDIGFQKYNENLARNLQEIIVSNDENLLIGIGNLWFSVPDKNFRAGSYKYTWALGEYANITRYLTKGKIYGSTNVSQVYAAYKEYDFERHFKMLRQIFENKKVVLVCGDRVLKNIQYNLFESYEIEMIFGPTRDAYNALDELKTECLKKSKDCILIFALGPAGKALAYEMFKKGYRVLDLGHAIKDYDAYKRNIPMTNEEMVKFFAPD
- a CDS encoding alpha-1,2-fucosyltransferase, coding for MNNYKIVQLTCGLGNQMFQYAFAKSLSKHLDSTILLDKAWFKDYPDKYALEIFNLDLEFATPSQIQKATKRQTRLPRFLRKLLKKEKYAITTSGAFEFHEAYLKPNSWKYFIGFFQHPKYLEGIEAEIKQIFTPPPHIPMMILSRKD
- a CDS encoding radical SAM protein — translated: MKVNHFNSSEKILRYTNKIDYFLNAHKTLIVTELDLTNKCNHRCPGCCGHNENNAELSKDQITTIVENLKAMDNKGVILSGGGEPTLSLHFGYAVESLKRAGMNIGLNSNGGLLNEEKCHIIAKNLEYFRISLDAGSALMYEKIHGMKPHHFEKTLENIAMFAKIKTELDSQTSFGIGFLTSKETQEDMEKFVLIIKEIAKKHKGINFVQFRPFIGDTFDISPILENLKAKYEEEDFKILASFQKYNEMANITHRGYDKCHGMFFSTVISADFKVWACLHFRQSAKHFLGDLKEQSLEEIWRGARIKEVYQSIDCQKCPILCRNDSFNKTLDKLSLDIINSEFL
- a CDS encoding class I SAM-dependent methyltransferase encodes the protein MQRDIENYTQKYLDSNFNDFETYMVGFRRAKVLEILESYRPLKLLEIGCGMDSIANHYTAFEQCVIIEPSQVFANKAKEDTIFAPPPRKIEVINDFVENQTNLLKSYSFDFILLSSLLHEVQNPLSFLESVVALMSKTSILHINVPNSRSFHLLWAFESGLIPALGKLTQTAQDLQQNTTFDLESLSALANLAHLEIIDKGSYFIKPFNHTKMSLALENQILDENLLQGLDKMTKYCPTLGAEIFINTRKITS
- a CDS encoding formyltransferase family protein; this encodes MRLVILGNTSDGDIAKALLECNEIDIIGGVVDSYSKETQIFQSAFLQKHKITEITLDKIAALKPDMCLIISFFTLIDMKYFENLLSLNIHAGILPKWKGFNANAWAIINGEKQIGYSLHQLTDKMDGGDIYHQWIEEVGEYEFYAQVVGRIKTRFKAEIAEILLKIHTRALKPIPQDTRVEYFCKKIGKNENFIKTWNLEAKELYNRFRVVAAPYGKGLFFTYKGKNYEICSMQSPSSYAGGGAKWREVYLHTRGNCQYLSKYNVG
- a CDS encoding FdtA/QdtA family cupin domain-containing protein, with the translated sequence MNYKLINFDFFNDKDSVLVALQKDANCPFEIKRVFYIFDVPQNGIRGNHANRDSAFLLVALNGSCKIKVDDATTQETFTLNNPRQGLYLGKMLWKQMYDFSKDCVLLVLSDCYYNKQEYINDYDEFCAVMLRGGGIDYYLPLVA
- a CDS encoding alpha-1,2-fucosyltransferase, whose translation is MKDYKIVQLRGGLGNQMFQYAFAKSLSKHLDSTILLDKTFFEEQHTKRLYALNIFNIDLDFATKEQIQNAKKRLTRLPGFFRKLFKKRKNAIAKSETWVFYEEYLKSNAHKYFIGFFQHPKYLEGIEAEIKQIFTPPPRLFK
- the rfbB gene encoding dTDP-glucose 4,6-dehydratase; this encodes MKNILITGGAGFIGSNFILYFLEKYPHYHLINVDSLTYAGDLENLKGVEQYPHYTFVQGDICDESLMREIFAKYCIEGVIHFAAESHVDNSIANPSAFVQTNVNGTFNLLHSAYLSWFDAPSKPKIGKEHCVFHHISTDEVFGSLGESGYFSESTPYAPNSPYSASKASSDMLVRSYHHTYGLKTFITNCSNNYGPKQHDEKLIPTIIRNALQNKEIPIYGDGKNIRDWLFVKDHCRAIDAVFHSCYFGETFNIGGNNEKNNIEIARLICEILDKKLPKEKSYAEQIAFVQDRAGHDRRYAIDMSKLTKTFGFAPSDFATNLTQTIQFYITKYCGGGG
- the rfbA gene encoding glucose-1-phosphate thymidylyltransferase RfbA: MKGIILAGGSGTRLYPSTIALCKQLLPIYDKPMIYYPLSVLMLAQIREILLISTPKDTPRFKEIFGNGDWLGIKLDYCIQEKPEGLAQGLSLAESFVQNDEIALILGDNIFYGQGFTPMLESAKDNAQKGFATLFTYRVNEPQHFGVAEIDTEGNVLSLEEKPLEPKSHYIATGLYFYDNQAVEIAKNLAPSPRGEYEITDVNIAYLKMGKLKAQMLGRGFAWLDTGTHDSLIDAGTFVQTIELRQGYKIACLEEIAYHNGWISEAQLLDRVDKLSKSGYGAYLKNLLDSKEPSFRGYYR